Proteins encoded by one window of Candidatus Zixiibacteriota bacterium:
- a CDS encoding DUF5668 domain-containing protein has product MTPARFRWGMLLVLIGALLLLRNMDIIGGRFWEALVFYSPFLFIAIGIEKIFTGSRVQIISYLSTIALVAGAVYVSFLSTSEGRLNSMFRIGVSSYFDEKVFRAVPAEDEPLRSILVEMQLYDTHLEVRDASDDVLYARVGKYQVKPEFYYNVSGDEAHAIFSQTRNHVMGNVIKFELSDKGDEDWTVRFSRDIPLELRCAFEGSDIHLNLATTPLRKLEMRADASDVYLVIGTLQPEVYLDLTGDEALFKLRVPTGSGLKVTGVNDEVFLNHLGLRLEDNYFINDVYNDASNKINVELDDRISSLSIDYY; this is encoded by the coding sequence ATGACTCCGGCAAGATTCCGCTGGGGAATGCTGCTTGTCCTCATTGGCGCCCTTCTCCTGCTTCGGAATATGGATATTATCGGCGGACGTTTCTGGGAAGCCCTCGTCTTTTATTCGCCATTTTTGTTTATTGCCATTGGGATAGAAAAAATATTCACCGGCTCGCGGGTGCAGATTATTTCTTACCTGTCGACCATTGCGTTGGTCGCCGGCGCGGTCTATGTCTCATTCCTTTCGACATCCGAAGGACGATTGAATTCAATGTTCCGCATCGGCGTCTCGTCGTATTTTGACGAGAAGGTTTTCCGCGCGGTGCCGGCGGAAGATGAACCTCTCCGCTCGATTCTTGTCGAAATGCAACTTTACGACACCCACCTTGAAGTCCGCGATGCTTCTGATGACGTGCTCTATGCCCGTGTCGGAAAATACCAGGTTAAGCCCGAGTTTTATTATAACGTCTCCGGGGACGAGGCTCATGCAATTTTTTCTCAGACGCGTAACCATGTTATGGGCAATGTCATAAAATTCGAGTTAAGTGATAAAGGAGACGAGGATTGGACTGTGCGGTTCTCGCGCGATATCCCGCTTGAACTGCGCTGTGCCTTCGAGGGTTCTGACATCCATCTTAACCTCGCCACAACGCCTCTGCGAAAACTCGAGATGCGAGCCGACGCCTCAGACGTCTATTTGGTTATCGGCACACTTCAACCTGAGGTATATCTCGACTTGACTGGCGATGAGGCATTATTCAAACTCCGCGTTCCGACCGGTTCGGGATTAAAGGTGACGGGTGTTAATGACGAAGTCTTTCTCAACCACCTTGGATTGCGCTTGGAAGATAATTATTTTATAAATGACGTTTATAACGATGCGTCGAACAAAATCAATGTCGAGCTTGACGATAGAATCAGCTCTCTTTCCATTGATTATTATTAG
- a CDS encoding PspC domain-containing protein, translating into MKKRLYRSTTDKMIAGICGGLADYFDTDPALVRILMVVLFFSGVGFPAYIVGWIVIPKSYNLALPTDSQASASPLDSVPPIRSRPAFWSSYYPGVIFILVGAAMLMREFWRWFDFGDVWPVILILAGAAVIFFGRASSKGMVQSTQEQNGGTV; encoded by the coding sequence ATGAAAAAACGGCTGTATCGTTCGACGACTGATAAAATGATCGCTGGCATTTGTGGCGGATTGGCTGATTATTTTGACACCGATCCGGCATTAGTTCGCATTTTGATGGTTGTTCTGTTCTTTTCCGGCGTCGGATTTCCGGCATATATTGTCGGCTGGATAGTTATTCCGAAATCATACAATTTGGCGTTGCCGACCGACAGTCAGGCCTCTGCTTCACCCCTGGATAGTGTTCCCCCCATTCGAAGCCGACCTGCTTTTTGGAGCAGTTATTATCCGGGCGTAATATTTATTTTGGTCGGAGCGGCGATGCTCATGCGCGAATTCTGGCGTTGGTTTGATTTTGGCGATGTCTGGCCGGTTATCCTCATTCTTGCCGGTGCGGCTGTGATATTTTTTGGCCGCGCTTCATCGAAAGGTATGGTACAGTCAACTCAGGAACAGAATGGCGGCACGGTATAA
- a CDS encoding PspC domain-containing protein yields the protein MREKKRMYRSATDKKIAGLCGGLGDYFDIDPTIIRIIWLASVLGAGFGLLAYLIGWVVIPVEPQRV from the coding sequence ATGAGAGAGAAAAAGCGGATGTATCGTTCTGCAACCGACAAAAAGATTGCCGGCCTCTGCGGCGGTTTAGGCGACTATTTTGATATCGACCCAACTATTATCCGAATAATTTGGCTGGCTTCGGTCTTGGGAGCCGGATTTGGATTATTGGCCTATCTCATCGGCTGGGTTGTCATTCCGGTCGAGCCGCAAAGGGTATAG
- a CDS encoding zf-HC2 domain-containing protein, with protein sequence MDHSYFRDRVSAYMDQNLPAMEQELLTHHVEKELCPECNRLLQELRAVDGMVSKHSGLSENEYWEKSAQSIDKRLAGVSETDVTALNRPPAKNASRRRLLATAASLVLFTFLGIHYSDIWKENGVAPPSDSPSFWQQEPIQVAPLPVISDSSQRKSSATNAPVERLPESVDLRSQEAKKNESLATATTTPTQQRPLWDQIDKYETRTDSHQISRVPRQQSAPTGTAENDPALSAEDRSFNNYSSGAEFEDIKLTLDEWRSIRDSLEELVSVEGEDSAAEEEPRANVMNKSAKQDRSPALPSASSSARPQNLMQKKESGPASSAEQLILTGRTLSFLEATLKIYELSPDSVERENALSTLQRYASNKDSIVSKQANSYLNRIEKK encoded by the coding sequence GCTGTGTCCCGAATGCAATAGGCTTCTCCAGGAGTTACGCGCTGTCGACGGAATGGTCAGCAAACACAGCGGACTCTCTGAGAACGAATACTGGGAGAAATCGGCACAGTCCATAGATAAACGGCTGGCAGGGGTGTCAGAAACTGATGTAACGGCGCTAAACCGCCCACCTGCAAAAAATGCTTCGCGACGGCGGTTGCTTGCGACTGCGGCATCGCTGGTTTTGTTCACATTCCTCGGAATCCATTACAGTGATATCTGGAAGGAAAACGGGGTTGCACCGCCATCTGATTCCCCATCGTTCTGGCAGCAAGAACCAATTCAGGTTGCTCCGCTTCCTGTCATAAGCGATTCTTCTCAAAGAAAATCTTCGGCAACAAATGCTCCTGTCGAGAGATTGCCCGAGTCAGTTGATTTGCGCTCACAAGAAGCCAAAAAAAATGAAAGTCTTGCAACCGCAACAACCACGCCAACGCAACAACGGCCCTTATGGGATCAAATTGACAAATATGAGACGCGCACCGATTCGCATCAGATAAGCCGCGTGCCGCGTCAACAATCAGCTCCGACCGGCACGGCGGAAAATGATCCTGCCCTTTCTGCTGAAGACAGATCCTTCAATAACTATTCCTCAGGGGCAGAATTCGAAGATATTAAACTCACACTCGACGAATGGCGTTCAATCCGCGACTCTCTCGAAGAATTGGTTTCAGTTGAGGGCGAAGACTCAGCGGCAGAGGAAGAGCCAAGAGCTAATGTGATGAATAAGTCTGCCAAACAGGACCGAAGTCCTGCGTTACCTTCAGCCTCAAGCTCCGCTCGGCCGCAAAATCTTATGCAGAAGAAGGAGTCCGGACCTGCTTCATCGGCAGAACAGCTCATCCTAACCGGGCGAACATTGTCATTTTTGGAGGCTACCTTGAAAATTTATGAGCTAAGCCCAGACTCGGTTGAACGTGAGAATGCTCTGTCTACTCTTCAGCGCTACGCCTCGAACAAAGATTCTATTGTTTCAAAACAGGCAAATAGTTATCTTAACCGTATAGAAAAGAAATAG